From one Cupriavidus oxalaticus genomic stretch:
- a CDS encoding ABC transporter ATP-binding protein translates to MIELEGIRREFVLGGETVHALRDVSLRVELGEYLSIMGPSGSGKSTLLNIIGLLDRAAAGRYLLDGRDVTALSENELAAVRREKMGFVFQLFHLVPRLTAAGNIELPMVLAGIDPAQRQRRVAALLEEYGLSERAGHRPDQLSGGQCQRMAIARAMAMQPSVILADEPTGNLDRHTGMDVMAVLEGLHTRGGTLLVVTHDPEIGQRAHRRLRMVDGAIVEDRHALL, encoded by the coding sequence ATGATCGAGCTGGAAGGCATCCGCCGCGAATTCGTGCTTGGCGGCGAGACCGTCCACGCGCTGCGCGATGTCAGCCTGCGGGTCGAGCTGGGCGAATACCTGTCGATCATGGGGCCGTCCGGATCGGGCAAGTCCACCTTGCTCAATATCATCGGCCTGCTCGACCGCGCCGCTGCGGGACGCTACCTGCTGGACGGCCGTGACGTGACCGCTCTGAGCGAGAACGAGCTGGCCGCCGTGCGGCGCGAGAAGATGGGCTTCGTGTTCCAGTTGTTCCACCTGGTGCCGCGCCTGACTGCCGCCGGCAATATCGAGTTGCCGATGGTGCTGGCCGGCATCGACCCGGCGCAGCGCCAGCGGCGCGTGGCCGCGCTGCTGGAGGAGTACGGGCTTAGCGAACGCGCCGGGCATCGGCCCGATCAGTTGTCGGGCGGCCAGTGCCAGCGCATGGCCATCGCCCGTGCGATGGCGATGCAGCCGTCGGTGATTCTCGCCGACGAGCCCACCGGCAATCTCGACCGCCACACCGGCATGGACGTGATGGCCGTGCTCGAAGGGCTGCACACGCGTGGCGGCACGCTGCTGGTGGTCACGCACGACCCCGAGATCGGCCAGCGCGCGCACCGTCGCCTGCGCATGGTGGACGGCGCCATCGTCGAGGACCGCCATGCGTTGCTCTGA
- a CDS encoding ABC transporter permease, with the protein MRCSDVLAFTWQVLRGNRARTLLILLAMGIGVAAVVIVTALGEGARRYVVDQFGALGTNLVIVLPGRSETVGAAPGIVLGATTRDLTLDDALALRRSAAVLHVAPLIVGDADLHAGARRREAPVLGSTAELLPVRHMELALGGFLPEGDLHHGQPVCVIGARVAADLFGSRPALGEWLRIGDRRFRVIGLLAGQGQSLGFNTDELVIVPVAAAQALFNTNSLFRILVEARSRAQVVDARADAEAILRLRHEGERDVTVITQDAVLATFDRILRALTLAVSAIAAISLAVAGILIMNVMLIAVTQRRHEIGLLKAIGATAGEIRRLFLSEAALMALAGAAAGLALGGLGCLAVGRIYPAIPFAPPWWALLAAPGTALATALAFTLAPASQAARLDPVQALSRR; encoded by the coding sequence ATGCGTTGCTCTGACGTGCTCGCTTTCACCTGGCAGGTGCTGCGCGGCAACCGCGCCCGCACGCTGCTGATCCTACTGGCGATGGGCATCGGCGTGGCGGCGGTGGTGATCGTCACGGCGCTGGGCGAGGGGGCGCGGCGCTACGTGGTCGACCAGTTCGGCGCGCTCGGCACCAATCTCGTGATCGTGCTGCCGGGGCGCAGCGAGACGGTCGGCGCGGCGCCGGGCATCGTGCTGGGTGCCACCACCCGCGACCTGACACTGGACGACGCGCTGGCGCTGCGCCGCAGCGCCGCCGTACTGCACGTGGCGCCGCTGATCGTCGGCGACGCCGACCTGCATGCCGGTGCACGCCGCCGCGAGGCGCCGGTGCTGGGCTCCACCGCCGAGCTGCTGCCGGTGCGGCATATGGAGCTGGCGCTGGGCGGTTTCCTGCCCGAGGGCGACCTGCACCACGGCCAGCCCGTCTGCGTGATCGGCGCACGCGTGGCCGCCGACCTGTTCGGCAGCCGTCCAGCGCTGGGCGAATGGCTGCGCATCGGCGACCGACGCTTCCGCGTAATCGGGTTGCTGGCTGGACAGGGACAGTCGCTCGGCTTCAATACCGACGAGCTGGTGATTGTGCCGGTCGCGGCCGCACAGGCGCTCTTCAATACCAACTCGCTGTTCCGCATCCTGGTGGAAGCCCGCTCGCGCGCGCAGGTGGTCGATGCCCGCGCCGACGCCGAGGCCATCCTGCGCCTGCGCCATGAAGGTGAGCGCGACGTCACGGTGATCACGCAGGATGCGGTGCTGGCGACCTTCGACCGCATCCTTCGCGCGCTGACCCTGGCCGTCAGCGCAATTGCCGCCATCAGCCTCGCCGTGGCGGGCATCCTGATCATGAACGTGATGCTGATCGCGGTGACGCAGCGCCGCCACGAGATCGGCCTGCTGAAGGCCATCGGCGCCACGGCGGGGGAGATCCGACGTCTGTTCCTCAGCGAGGCGGCGCTGATGGCGCTGGCCGGCGCCGCCGCCGGGCTGGCGCTGGGCGGCCTGGGCTGCCTGGCGGTGGGGCGGATCTATCCTGCCATCCCGTTCGCGCCACCGTGGTGGGCGCTCCTGGCGGCGCCAGGCACCGCGCTGGCCACCGCGCTGGCCTTCACGCTCGCGCCGGCCTCACAGGCGGCGCGTCTCGATCCCGTGCAGGCGCTGTCGCGCCGCTGA
- the nthB gene encoding nitrile hydratase subunit beta: MNGVHDMGGMHGFGAVQPEADEPPFHAQWEERVLAMQRAMRFTRAWNIDMSRDAQERLPAEVYLSVSYYERWELGIERNAVERGLIGADEIAAGHALHPGKPVERVMTTNDIEHAFTRGSFARPPKKQARFKPGERVRTKNINPPTHTRLPRYARGREGTIEAIRGCHVFPDSVVTGAGEDPQWLYTVVFEGRELWGADTDATLTVSLPFGFSGQAIGVIRWLAFA; the protein is encoded by the coding sequence ATGAACGGAGTTCATGACATGGGGGGCATGCACGGCTTCGGCGCGGTCCAGCCCGAGGCTGACGAACCCCCGTTCCACGCGCAGTGGGAGGAGCGCGTGCTGGCGATGCAGCGGGCCATGCGTTTCACGCGCGCCTGGAACATCGACATGTCTCGCGACGCGCAGGAGCGGCTGCCTGCCGAGGTGTACCTCTCGGTGTCCTACTACGAAAGATGGGAATTGGGAATCGAGCGCAACGCCGTCGAGCGAGGGCTGATCGGCGCCGATGAAATCGCCGCAGGGCATGCCCTGCATCCGGGCAAGCCCGTCGAACGGGTCATGACGACAAACGACATCGAACACGCATTCACCCGAGGCTCTTTCGCTCGCCCGCCCAAGAAGCAGGCCAGGTTCAAACCGGGTGAGCGAGTGCGCACGAAGAACATCAACCCGCCCACCCACACACGCTTGCCGCGATACGCACGCGGCCGTGAAGGAACGATCGAGGCGATCCGGGGTTGCCATGTCTTCCCGGACAGCGTCGTGACAGGCGCGGGAGAAGACCCGCAGTGGCTCTACACTGTCGTCTTCGAAGGCCGCGAGCTCTGGGGAGCGGACACCGACGCCACGCTCACCGTTTCGCTCCCATTCGGCTTCAGTGGGCAAGCGATAGGCGTTATCCGTTGGTTGGCATTCGCCTAG